TGCGTGCCTCTTCCAAGTTATTTCTATAAATAGCTAGGTCCGGTCCATGTAAAAGCAGATTATTTTTTATATGAAATAGACACAatgtgtttttcagggtagacacacccgtatcaagttttggagggatcttcAGAAAACCTCTGttttgcgatttctcttcgtggaaattgttttgcgcgtgagtatcttcgtcgagattggttttctcgtgctgggccgcaaggttcaaaccctctacttcgtgtacatcgcgtgcacgggcgagaggttgctactactgctggtggagtgtcgtgaaagatcgggccccaACAACGGATCGGGTCTCACCTTGAGCTTCGGTCtacatcaggtggtattcagagcgTCAGGTTGTTCACGGCACTACGGAGAAGATGGCGAGTGCATCGTTATTCAGTAAGTTAAGCTATGGATTTCAGTTGGAGGAGGAAGGTCGTTGGACTGGCCTTTTTCACACCCGTGTGGTAGTGAGAGAGATCATGTGCTATGACGATCGATCACATGAATTTGATCAACGCAGCAAGCATCGAGATGGTGAAGAAGCTGGAGATACCAATAATAGCACATCCAAAACCATACTTTTTCCGTTGGGGTCATGAAGAGCTCACTGTCACACACCAAACTAAGGTACCGTTTTTGTTGGGAAAATTCTTTTGCGAGGTTTTGTGCGATGTGATTCCAGCGCCGATGGTTTCGTGCCACTTGTTGTTGGGTGAGCCATGGTACAAAGAGCATGATATAGTGTATGAttatcacacacacacatatactgtCAAGAAGGGTAAAAAGTGCAATCTTGTGCCCATGGATGAGGAGCGTTTCATTACATGAAGGAAAGAACATCTTGAGAAGATAaaaaagcaagaagaagaagaaaggaagaaggcCGAAGCTGCTGCAATTGTTACTATCGTCGTCGTTCAGTCTGCATATAAAAATATTGTTGAGATCAactcgaaaccgaggacggtttcgtttcaaggaggagaggatgatatgGCCGCGTGTAATTTAAGTGCGATGATCACTGTTGATACAACAACGTATTCATCTAGTACTGAATATGCTACAGATGTTTTTCAAGATGAAGATGGATTTGTAGGCATCACATCTAAGCGTGACACAGTTGTACAAATAATGAGCAAGTATGGAGTTATGTTTCTATATTCCCCTAAATCAGGACGTGAAGGAGCACACATGCATGGGTGTGGGTCCAGCCAAAAGTCAATTAGAAGCCATCAAGTTGTGTACTACGTGGATGTGCAAGAGTTTAATTCCTTTTCAAAGGGAATAAATCACGTTAGTTATTTCTTTGGACGGTTACAGCCACCTGAACGACCAAAAGTTACACGCAGATGGAAGTTTATCACGTGGAAGATCATGAGTTTAAATGAGTCTGGGTGGGGGCCGCCATGTTGGAAAAAATAGATCAAGGAGCAATCAAATAAAATAGTCAAACTTTATTTTAGTAGGTCTTTGCATGcttgccgagatgtaaaaggcaagTTAGTTTAAATCTAGAAAGAGTCCAGCCTTTAGGAGGTACATGTGCGTGCCTCTTCCAAGTTATTTCTATAAATAGCTAGGTCCGGTCCATGTAAAAGCAGGTTATTTTTTATATGAAATAGACACAatgtgtttttcagggtagacacacccgtatcaagttttggagggatcttcAGAAAACCTCTGttttgcgatttctcttcgtggaaattgttttgcgcgtgagtaccttcgtcgagattggttttctcgtgctgggccgcaaggttcaaaccctctacttcgtgtacatcgcgtgcacgggcgagaggttgctactgcgggtggtggagtgtcgtgaaagatcgggccccaACAACGGATCGGGTCTCACCTTGAGCTTCGGTCTACATCACTCCATGTCAATAGGACAAGGTGGAGGAATAGCACCTGGACCACTGTGCGGTCTAGAACCATCATAGGAGAAGGCCGCCGAAGAACCACAACCGAGGAAACACAACCTGGTGTTGCCGTCGGCAACATGGAGTTATCTGGACGGGATTTTTTCGGCAGTGACAAAAGTGGAGGGGCGGTGGAGCGACGAGCAACGATGGCTAGGGTTTCCTGTGCCACCATTGGGAGGAGAGCGACACAGGTCCACTATACATACATTGTTCTAGTTTTACAACATTTGAATGGCATATTGTCCAGACGGGAAGAAACTATTATTCCAACATTTGGGTACACAAAACTGGTTTTGTGAGCTACTTTGCGATATCATCCACCTTCAAACATGGCTACCCTTGCTTGACGATTGAttccaaaaatgaaaaaaaaaatggtTGCCTGACGATTCCAACCAATAATATATAAAATTACCAAAGCAAAAAAAGAAGACGCCGTCCGTGGGATTCGAACCCACGACCACACGGTTAAAAGCCGtgcgctctaccaactgagctaggACGGCTCGTTGCATATTAACCTTCAATAACGTATATGTACGTGATGTCTTCTTTTCAAAATGTATGGTGCAATTTTTTGCGAGGCCGTTTTTCAGCAACTTGGGAACACCGCACATTTTTGGGGCCTACTAAATCACAGAGCTCACTCGCAAATCAAAAGCACCCGCAACTATATGTTTGTTCTGTTGCGTTGTCTCTAGAACATCCATGTCAACAAGCCACGTAGAGGAAAACAAGAGAGAGACGATCCATTTGCCGATATGCTGCCACGAAGTACACACTCCtctcatgtcaccaaaagcttgcaAAAGGCTTCGGATAACGAAGTGAAAGACGATCCAGATCACAATTCCAGTAAAACACGAATCTCAGTACGCTCTTCTGCGGCGCAGAGTTTCAGACGAATCGAGCCGTTCAAAacgagaagaaaaaaagagagagaaggggagagggTTTGCTTGCCATTTTCTGAAAATCCTCCCCAAATCCCCTGGACGCATCCGCCGACGGGGAATCGACCCCCCGCAGGCGCGCCCGCCTCCCTCCCACAGCCCACAGGCATAAACGCCCGCCTCCCCTCGTCTCCCGCCCGCCTCGCCCGCCGCCAACCCCCCAATCGCTTTCAAATCGCGCGGCCGCCCgatcggcggcggcgatggaggtggGCGACCTGCACAAGGTGTGGGAGATCCGGGCGCTCAAGCGGAAGCCCGAGGAGCCCGCCGCGCGCGCGCTCCTCGACCGCGTCGCCAAGCAGGTCCAGCCCATCATGCGCCGCCGCAAGTGGCGCGTCAAGGTCCTCTCCGAGTTCTCGTAAGcagcaaaccctaaccctagcctctgTATCCCTCGTTCCCCACATCGGCTTCTCCGTCGACCGATAGATACCGTGTGCCGGGGTGACCCGTTTTTATTTGGGGATTAATTAGGCCGAAGAACCCGAGGCTGCTGGGGCTCAACGTCAACCGGGGCGCCGAGGTGAAGCTGCGGCTCCGGCGCGACGGCCGCGACCTCGACTTCATCCCCTACGAGGAGGTGCTCGACACCATGCTCCACGAGCTCGCGCACAACGCGCGCGGGCCCCACGACGCGCAGTTCTACAAGCTCTGGGACGAACTCCGCAAGGTCCGTTTGCTGACGTTTCTGCTCTTGTGTTGGTGCTTCAAATGTCTACGATTCCACCTGTATAGCGGTTCACTAGTGTCAGTGTATGTATATATCCGGTTGCTTGGAATCTGTTGATTGTGTGCACTAGGCTATAAGAATGCAGATGTTGTGCATATTCCCTTGCAACCTAGCTAGCCCGTTAACTGAAACTTGGTTCAGTTGATTTTGGGGTTAACGGCATTTAACCTGAAATTTTCGTCGGATGCTGTCGTCATTAACAATGTGCAGACGGAACTGATCTTGTTTACTAAGTTTTGGCTTATCATTATGTGAACGAGTCCTAGCAGAAGCATGTAAGTTAGTAGCCCCTCTATTTATTTGCTAGAAACATCACAATTTTTATATCTGCTTACCTGACCATAACAATTGCTCAAATGGAAGTGATTACATCAATATTTGGATTTCAGAATTATCCGTGTGCTTGTACATAGGATTTCGCCGAATCAAACGCTAGATGCTTATATGTTGCTTATGCATAATGATGATTCAGGAGTGTGAAGAACTTGTTGCAAAGGGTATCACGGGGCCAGGACAAGGGTTTGATGGTACAGGCAGGCGATTAGGTGGATTTTCAATACATCCACCACCACCATCTCTCCGACAAGCTACACTAACTGCAGCACAGAAACGGGCAAGGAATGGGGCTCTATTGCCGTCCGGCCCAAGAAAGTTGGGTGGAAATAATGCTATCATGAGTGCTCTTAGTCCAGTACAAGCTGCTGCCATGGCTGCTGAAAGGAGGATGCAGGATGACTTGTGGTGCGGATCACATAATGATTCTGGTATCGATGATTCAGAAGATGTTGTTATTCTTGAGCAACCACCTAACTTGACAACAAGGGATGGAAAAAACACAAAGCGTGCAAAAAACACAAGGTGTGATTCTTCTAGTAGTTCTGCAGAACCCAGCACTTCATCTGTATCTCAAGTTCCAGCACGAGCTGATTCCTCTTCTGGTAGAACGACTGATGCGGACTTTAGTTCTATGTGGGAGTGTAGTGCTTGCACTCTTCTTAATCAGGTAAATTGATCAGCCACTTTATTTTTCAACACTGCACTGAAGTTCCTATTACAGAAAACATTCATGCCCTTTCACATACAAAACCTGATGTCCACATacacttggtggccagctcttcagCTAGGCACAAATTCTCTTTTATACTCGGTGCTGGTTCTAGCTGGTTCCATTATGATCTATTAGCAGTCTTTGAAGTGCACTGAACGTAGTGGGTATGTAAATGGTTCGCACTAATAGTGAGTCCATATCAAAGTGGTACTTCCAGAGCAGATTAGACTTATCCAAACTTAAGATGAAATCTAGTTTTCATAATTTATGAACTTGGAACGCCCTAGGATAAATTGAACTATTGATTTGATTTTCTATGTCTGTGACGTACATTTGTTTGCCCACCTTTCTATCTCATCCTTACCTACCTTTGGATCTGTGGTGACAGTAGTTCGCTTTACAAATGGACTCCTTATGATATTCTGAAGCCACATTTGCAACTTGCAttttgatgcatatgtagttactcTTTTGGACTTGTGGTGACAGTAGTTCGCTTTACAAATGGACTCCTTATGATATTCTGAAGCCACATTTGCAACTTGCATTTTGATGCGTATCAAGTTACTCTTTTAGACACTGGCAACATGTAACTAATAATTAACCTGCATCAACAGTGTATATTTAACTCCCTTCACTATTATGATAAAAAAACATTAATAATATAATATATTGTAATACAAAGTATTATGATAAAAAACATTAATAATATAATATATTGTAATACAAAGTGATATGACTTATTTGTATCGATGTATTGTTATAAGTATGTTAAGTTCATTTACACAAATGATATAAGTCATACCGGAAATCCGTTTCGGCTCCCGGGAGCATCTGGACCACATGTGTGTCATGATTCACACAGACTAGTATTCACTTCTGTATTTCGTTTTAATAGTACAGGGCCTGGCCCACCAATCAGTTGTACGGCAGCGAATCTCCCGTGTAACGCCGCTCCAGTACAGATGGAGGAGGACGGATCTGTCCTAACAGAGCGCCACAACTGGACCACCGGATTGTAAACGGCAGCCATCAAAGCTAGATATTTACAAGCCAAGCCAGCCACCACCATCCCCTTCCTCTGCACGATTAAGTTCATCCACCAGTAGCACCCATTCCTCCTCCCTCTCCACATAGTTCTAGCCCATCCTTCCCCACTTGAAGGTTCTCGAAACACAGGGATTCACTATGTTCTAGATTGTCCATCCCAGGTGCAAATGGAACATAATTAGATGTCATGGGTTTTATCACACTTCATTGCATAAACTTTAAGGGGAAACAAAACGCTCTCAGCTGCAATTCCCCTGTAGTGGAAGCATTACTCCAGCCGCCACTTTGCTAGAGAACCTTCACTTCCACCCAAAATGATACACTTCAACATAAACCCTCTGGCATCTAAGTctcctcttcgtcttcttcttcgtccttCATGAAGTGTGGCAGAACTGTCCTGTTCTCCTGCATCATCAACAAGCTGGTACACAAGCGACTTCGCCAAGTATGTAATCTGGCTCTGTCACACACAATAACACATATTTGGCCAGCCCCAACCTATGGATCTAGAAATGAATTTTTCAAATGACACGGTCGCTTAGTGCAAATGAAACTTACATCCGACAGACTCTGAACTTTCTCCCTCGTGTATTCTCTAAGATAGTGCATCCCATAGATCCAGCTCTCTTCCCTGGTCAAGCATGGCAAAAAAAAGTCTCGTCTCTAATAACATAAGTCGTATATTGTTACCCCAGTCAACCACAACTAACCAATTTTGCCTAGTTTTTGCAAAATATCAGATAATTTCCACTTTTTTATCACTCAATCAGTTGCAGACATGAAAAAAATAGATTGCAGAATTACACGCGGTACTCATCGGAAGAGAATTCAACGAATTATTGTTACCTTGTCCAACCTGGGGCTTGTCGATCCATTTTGCCCGTAGAATGAGCTGAGGTTGCATCTCCACTCTGTGCTTGGTCTGCAATGACAGAATCCATGGCTGGGTGCTTGTTCATCTGGGCGTCCCCTTTCTCAGCCACATCCGTGTTATCTCCTTCGCTCTTACTGAAATCAGAAGCTGTTCCCCAACCGGCATCAACACTTATTTGCTCACCGTAAGCAGCACCACTAAGCTGGACGAGACCATGACCACTGCTGAATCCCCCAACACCACTCAGCCGTGCATCATCCATCCCCATCCTAGACCCTCTGCCGGAATGCCCTATTGACTGATCTCCATCTCACACCATTTCCACTAAAATTGTAGCGCTGCACGCCTCGTCCGAGTAAATCGGTAAACTGTGGGTGGATTTCATCCAGAAATCAGATCCCCAACTGCATCTAAATATTTAACAACCACGGGATTTGGAGGATAAGGCTATATTTACCTGTCGACTGCAGTTACTGGGAATTCCGTCGCCATGCCCGAGCCGTCGCGGTGATCTATGCCCAGTTGGCGGCACCCCCCCTACGGCTTCAAAGACGCACCTCTCCGGCGACGCCGCAGAGCTCTGCCGTGGCTTACTCAGAGCAATAGCGCTCCCTCTGCTGAGAAAATCTTGGCAGTAGAACTAACCCCCACCACGCGCCCAACATTTTCTTTTTTCACCTTTCATGTGGGCCAGACAAACGGCTGACTCCGTCCAAAGATAACACCTGTACCACGTGTCCAGAGTACAGGTGCGTCAAGACGCGTTAGCAGGCCAACGTCCGTCCTCCCTGGCGCTAGCTGCCTCTCGTACGTACACAGTGCGGCGCCAGTGTATACTTCGTCTAATATTCCTGTATTCGCATGACAGTGATGTGCGGCACAGATCTCTACACATATCTGGGCGGCTGTGATTCCGGGTTCAACTGGACCTGGGTGCCAAAACGGCCCGAAGTGATACTCCTTTTCTTGTTTTTGCACATTATGCTGTTAATATGATCTGTAATATCTTTTTCAAAGACATCTGTAATCTGTTCTTTTTTCATTGAAAAAGAAGTGCAGTGGCTGGCCTACTGTACTTCTATTACTGCTGCTCCCCGTTCTCTAACACATTTCATCTGCAGCCTCTGGCACCAATTTGTGAAGTTTGTGGGACAGCGAAACCTAAAATTGCAAAAGCCAAGTACGCATCTTGGTCCTGTAAGTTCTGCACTCTGGAGAACTGCACTAAGCTTGATAAATGTTCGGCATGCGATCAATGGAGGTACTCATATGGACCACCTGTAGCCACATATGGTCCAAGCTACGATTGACTTACATTGAAGGCTCCAAGAATACGTAAGTGGAGTTTATTACTGTCACAGGCATTCAGTGTTCTACAAATTTTCCGCTCTCTTCTGACAGAGCGATGTTACTCCTGTATTAACAATTCAACTCACCCAAAAATGGCTTCTTTACAGAGATAACTGCACAATACTACAATCACCAGATAATTGCATCAGTACGATAGTATGCCCAAGCACTAATATTCCAGCCGTGTTTTATTTTGCTTCTAACCTGAAATGCTTTTGTTTTCGGCCTCTCAGGAAC
This portion of the Triticum dicoccoides isolate Atlit2015 ecotype Zavitan chromosome 7A, WEW_v2.0, whole genome shotgun sequence genome encodes:
- the LOC119330455 gene encoding DNA-dependent metalloprotease WSS1-like; this translates as MEVGDLHKVWEIRALKRKPEEPAARALLDRVAKQVQPIMRRRKWRVKVLSEFSPKNPRLLGLNVNRGAEVKLRLRRDGRDLDFIPYEEVLDTMLHELAHNARGPHDAQFYKLWDELRKECEELVAKGITGPGQGFDGTGRRLGGFSIHPPPPSLRQATLTAAQKRARNGALLPSGPRKLGGNNAIMSALSPVQAAAMAAERRMQDDLWCGSHNDSGIDDSEDVVILEQPPNLTTRDGKNTKRAKNTRCDSSSSSAEPSTSSVSQVPARADSSSGRTTDADFSSMWECSACTLLNQPLAPICEVCGTAKPKIAKAKYASWSCKFCTLENCTKLDKCSACDQWRYSYGPPVATYGPSYD